ccagaatgatgacgtcatttcgaaatgagacgttctttcctgttttaccgactgaacgaaatattctatgagacgttctgttctttttcctgttttaccgactgattgatacgacatcatttcgaacgttctggaacgattcgaactggatccaacggaaatgaccaatcagatgatttcgaatattccagaattatgacgttattgatgatttcatttcaagatcatttcgaaagttctggaacgatgacgtcatttcgaatgttccagaatgatgacgtcatttcgaaatgagacgttctttcctgttttaccgactgaacgaaatattctatgagacgttctgttctttttcctgttttaccgactgattgatacgacatcatttcgaacgttctgaaacgattcgaactggatccaacggaaatgaccaatcagatgatttcgaatattccagaattatgacgttattgatgatttcatttcaagatcatttcgaaagttctggaacgatgacgtcatttcgaatgttccagaatgatgacgtcatttcgaaatgagacgttctttcctgttttaccgactgaacgaaatattctatgagacgttctgttctttttcctgttttaccgactgattgatacgacatcatttcgaacgttctggaacgattcgaactggatccaacggaaatgaccaatcagatgatttcgaatattccagaattatgacgttattgatgatttcatttcaagatcatttcgaaagttctggaacgatgacgtcatttcgaatgttccagaatgatgacgttatttcgaaatgagacgttctttcctgttttaccgactgaacgaaatattctatgagacgttctgttctttttcctgttttaccgactgattgatacgacatcatttcgaacgttctggaacgattcgaactggatccaacggaaatgaccaatcagatgatttcgaatattccagaattatgacgttattgatgatttcatttcaagatcatttcgaaagttctggaacgatgacgtcatttcgaatgttccagaatgatgacgtcatttcgaaatgagacgttctttcctgttttaccgactgaacgaaatattctatgagacgttctgttctttttcctgttttaccgactgattgatacgacatcatttcgaacgttctggaacgattcgaactggatccaacggaaatgaccaatcagatgatttcgaatattccagaattatgacgttattgatgatttcatttcaagatcatttcgaaagttctggaacgatgacgtcatttcgaaatgagacgttctttcctgttttaccgactgaacgaaatattctatgagacgttctgttctttttcctgttttaccgactgattgatacgacatcatttcgaacgttctggaacgattcgaactggatccaacggaaatgaccaatcagatgatttcgaatattccagaattatgacgttattgatgatttcatttcaagatcatttcgaaagttctggaacgatgacgtcatttcgaatgttccagaatgatgacgtcatctcgAAATGAGACGctctttcctgttttaccgactgaaaattttggaaaaatgttggaaccgTAGATGTCGCAATTAATAGGAAGCCTGATATCAATACATTCCAAGAATTTCCAAATCTGATTGATGACGTCATcctgatttttaaattctggaAAATTATATGTCAGAGTGGGGATGTATCCTATAAAAGGGATTTTTCCTTTATCGTCACTTTATGCTGAACACTTGAGCGATACCGTTAACAACAAGCCGAACAATGGAAGCCATTTTGGATTTGCAAGGTTTTAAGATGCCTATCAATAAATTCGTATTAAAAGAGCTGGcagtcattaaaatttatcccaGTGCCGAAGCTTATGAGGAGTTTGGATGCCTTCTAGTTAAGCCTCCATGTGAATGGGATAGTTTACCAGCCAAGTATAAGAGTCAGAATAAGTGGTGTGAACGCAACCATCATGGTATCCCATGGAATACCGGTGATATTCCTTATGATGAAGTGAAGAACGTATTtgacattattttaaaaaatgtgagttTTCTTTATGTGaaaggattggaaaaaaagcaaTGGATCACCGATATTATAGGAAATTCAAAGTTGATCATTAATATGGAGGATTTGGGTTGCCCCGCATTGCGAAAATTACCAGCACCAACATATCAGCATTACAAGTATCACAATGGGGTACGCGAATACAATTGTGcctttgaaaatgttcaacGTTTGAAGGAATGGTATTTGAAGCATggtgttgaaaattcatcatttccaCGATCCTTAAGAATCTTCGCTACATTGGGAAGTCTGAGAGCAATGAAGACGGAGGATATCGCTTGTCTTCCTCAAGAATTTATTCTAACTTATGCATGGAAGGACATTGACGATGTATGGGACAGACTTCCTAAAGAATGGCGTATCGATGAGGATTTCATGCGTTATCGCCGATGTCGAAAACACCATCAAAAAACGGATACCGATGAATTCGATGGACCTATACCGTTAATCATAAATTGTctcaaatgtcaatttttttctgaaaatctgtatgatgaataaaatatttacatgttttcaaaatgtttccaagtttttttgaaatctaACAATACTGCTTATAAAAAGAGATAAATATCAATTACtgattaagaaagaaaatgactcATCTTCATCTTCAAATATGACGTACTATAGTTCAGTCATGAGTCGCACTATAGAACAACGTAGCAGCGATAGTTCGAGCATGCTTGCAACATGATGCTCTGTGGAGTTAACcacgtggagaaaaaataattatttatatttttctgggTTATCTAGTGACGCAAATATGTATAATCAAGTTTGCTCTATGATCCAAGAAAAAGTTTTGTATTATTACCTGCTTATTCAAATACGTTTATAACACATATTTTTCCGTAGTGGTGCGTCTTATCTCCTGTAACCTGATCTTCTTTTGCGTGATTCAGTGATGAGAGACCCACGAAATATGCATTACGCAATTAGTAGTACTAAttgtttaatataatgttttatgCGAAGTAccctttataaaaaatttattgcatATGAATTTGTAAATAGTTataatatttgataaaaaaaaaaaaagctatgGAAATGCATCTGAACTTTAAATGATTATATATTGAATATTCTTACTGATCCATACTTTTGTAGAAACTTCAAGAACCATCTATCGTTAAGAAAATGttctattataaaaaatatcattttttccatttgaaaacaatttttgattGTGAGTATTCTATCACTTTTATCATTGAAAACATAATATACATTGTTTGttcatataattttttactttgaatattattttgaaatttatttattagaaTGTTCTCGAGATTCTTATAGAAGTATATGAAGAAATTTCTAGAATTattcaaacaattttgaaaactaTCTAAAGTAACCTATCATTTTACTTGATTCaaagaaaacattttgtaAAGAAGTCTGTATATTTGAATTATAAACCAATGTAAtgttataattaatttttaaaagaatttaTCGAGAATTTATATAAGTCGTATTTAAATCTTTCCCGAATCTATAAACATAAACATTTGAGCCTATATAAAACGACGCATCGACGAGTTGGACCCATCAATCGCTGAGAGTCACCGAACAATCCACGTCATCaataaatcaaatttcgtgagtaattttttaaaagtcttCCAACGTTAATTGTGCGGATTGTTAactaaaaaatcataaaaagtgaagtgtaaGAATATtccataattaaattttttattcgaatttcttAAAGATCATGCAATCGTCAACCAACACCATAACCGTTTCGATCAACATACCGAGACCGTGGCTTTCGGCGTGCCCAAGAATGCTTTTGGAGAGTATCCTACGACGGGCGCTACGATCATACATCGTAGCAGATAACGATGTTTCTGTGAAAATCGCTGGGATTGAGGCCCAATTGATCGAAGGATATCACGGTGAATTTTGGTTTGTACCAAATAATTTCCTCAACGAGGAAAACGATGATGACGACGTCATCGTAGTCAACAACGAAGACGGCGACGACAATGTCATCGTAGTCAACAACGAAGACAGCGACGAAgacgatgatgacgacgaCATCGTAGTCAACAACGAAGACGGCAACGACAATGTCATCGTAGtcaatgacgaagacgacgacgaagacgatgatGACGACGTCATCGTAGTCAACAACGAAGACGGCAACGACAATGTCATCGTAGtcaatgacgaagacgacgacgaaggaATCGTGGTCAACGATGAAGACAACAACGACGACGTAGTTGTACTCAATTAATAATGGTGagtaattacatttttttttaattaaacttCTGTctgcaaacgttttttttttcacacctcATGTCTCTAAAACGTGGGTGGACCGTTTGCGTTTCATTCATTATTtcgcgaaaattcaattttttcataattttttctattcaactGTCAACGAGTCAATGTTCTTGCTCAGACACGAACGGTTAAGaattataatttcaataaatttttctagaaATTAATGtatgtttatgttttttttgttcagtaTTATCAACTGCGGATGGCTCGTACCACGATCGTCATTATCATCATGATCATGATTCTGatgatcatcatcatcgtcattcACAGAATCatcgcgaaaaaaataaatataaatgttaTTACAGAGTAATTTCTATTACAGAGTATTTTCTTGAATAAACGAACGATTTATAATTTCTtacgttttctttattttccgctgacctgcctcactctCTTTCTGTGGCTGTTCGATTGACGATACGTTTCACATTCTGACTCAGGAAATAATCATAACTAAAATATATCTAATTTCGAAACCTGATAAAATTCgaatgtgttggaattgaagaagtaaaaaatttttctctccaaatttttcaaaaatcccaTCGTTTTACAGTAATCTCAATCAATGTACTCGAGATTCcgctgaaaaatataaatgaatatatcgaaaaatcgaggagacaaaatgttttatctcAACTCGCGACCcagttgaaaaatcaagcGATTCAAAATAccaacgtttttccaaaacgATGCAGCACCCGTAATAaaagtcgtagagacttttcAAATACACCAAAGTAAAGCTAAATGCCTTCTCCTCAAAATACGCCTTGTTGCATTGAAATATCTAAACCAGCGGCGCAATAGTACTAAAAAGAATATGAGAACTTTATCGAAAACTTTTCCCTGGTAATATATGAGGCATTCCATGCGgtttcgaacagtcaaaaaGTTGATTTCTCCTaacaattaaaattttgtgaaatttcttaattatatGAAAAAGAGACGAGTACAttctttcagaatttttcgatcccatttttcgagtttttcaacttttgaaaattttctaaatacCTTTATATTCTGAAAGTTTACGAtcaaacagaaaaatatttcagacaGAAAAATTGTAGTTTTACgtatattttgtgaaaaaatgtttgtttgatttttttcgagtttaaaaaatgactattttcatcaaaaatagacgaatttgaagattataaaaaatgtttatttgatCACCACGGATTCGATAAAACATCAATATTTAATTCAGAGCCAGAAACATGAGGTTTATAccataaaacagaaaaaattagctTTGAGCTGGCAAGATGATAAGAGAATTCTGTTACCTGACACAACGGACACTGTACCATACggttataacaaaaaataaaaaactcatttttgtatgtgtgtgtgtgtatttattCAACAAACCTCAATTTTCACCCCTTGGCAGATCGGGGGTGAACACGACTCCATAGTTCTCGAAAAATCCCAGCTCAATTTATCAACGTTCAAagtagaaatttttggttgaaaaaaatttgcaaaaaaaaacctgataaaattcgaatgtgttggaattcaagatgtaaaaaatttttctctccaaatttttcaaaaaccccGTCGTTTTACAGTAATCTCAATCAATGTACTCGAGATTCcgctgaaaaatataaatgaatatatcgaaaaatcgaggagacaaaatgttttatctcAACTCGCGACCCAGTTGAAAACCAAGCGATTCAAAATAccaacgtttttccaaaacgATGTAGCACCCGTAATAaaagtcgtagagacttttcAAATACACCAAAGTAAAGCTAAATGCCTTCTCCTCAAAATACGCCTTGTtgcattgaaatatttaaaccAGCGGCGCAATAGTACTAAAAAGCACATGAGAACTTTATCGAAAACTTTTCCCCGGTAATATATGAGGCATTCCATGCGgtttcgaacagtcaaaaaGTTGACTTCTCCTaacaattaaaattttgtcaaatttcttaattatatGAAAACGAGACGTGTACAttctttcagaatttttcgatcccatttttcgagtttttcaacttttgaaaattttctaaatacCTTTATATTCTGAAAGTTTACGATCAAacagaaaaatgtttcagacagaaaagttgtagttttacgtatattttgtgaaaaaatttttgtttgatttttttcgagtttaaaaaatgactattttcatcaaaaatagacgaaaataattttttgtcattttgagattgtaaaaaattggtgattcaataattacataaaaatttctCGTTAAACTGTAATTATCGCGATCACCCCCTGATCATGATTACAGTACGAATTCTTTGCGGtaatattgcaaaaaaatacaaaaaaagtttttttcaaaaatgttcatgtttttcatgttttaatcagccatattttttccttcatgtctgatcagaattttgagcctgtattctgaaagagcataaAATTCTACGTTAATATATctgaaaacaacattttttcaacaccgttaacttaaaaaataatcgtgatGAAAGATTGGTAAAAAATCGAGGTGCTTGGGTGTTAATGggttaagaaagaaaataactcATCTTCGTCTTTCAAATATGACATACGATGGTTCTGAGCCGCACTATAGCACGACATATTCGCGATAGTTCGAGCCTGCTTGTAACACAATGCTCTGCGGAGCCAGCcacgtgaagaaaaaataattatttatgtttttctgGATCGCCGAGTGACGCGAAATAATCaaggatagcaaaaagtgatgcacgtgcgaGAACTGTATTTCGTGagagtgaggcaggtcagcgtaaaataaagaaaacgtaAGAAATTATAAATCGTTCGTTTATTCAAGAAAATACTCTGTAATCATGATCAGGGGGTGATCGCGATAATTACAGTTTAACGagaaatttttatgtaattattgaatcaccaattttttacaatctcaaaatgacaaaaaattattttcgtctatttttgatgaaaatagtcattttttaaactcgaaaaaaatcaaacaaaaattttttcacaaaatatacgtaaaactacaacttttctgtctgaaacatttttctgtTTGATCGTAAACTTTCAGAATATAAAGgtatttagaaaattttcaaaagttgaaaaactcgaaaaatgggatcgaaaaattctgaaagaaTGTACACGTCTCGTTTTCatataattaagaaatttgacaaaattttaattgttAGGAGAAGTCAACtttttgactgttcgaaacCGCATGGAATGCCTCATATATTACCGGGGAAAAGTTTTCGATAAAGTTCTCATGTGCTTTTTAGTACTATTGCGCCGCTggtttaaatatttcaatgcaACAAGGCGTATTTTGAGGAGAAGGCATTTAGCTTTACTTTGGTGTATTTgaaaagtctctacgactttTATTACGGGTGCTACATcgttttggaaaaacgttggTATTTTGAATCGCTTGGTTTTCAACTGGGTCGCGAGTTgagataaaacattttgtctcctcgatttttcgatatattcatttatatttttcagcgGAATCTCGAGTACATTGATTGAGATTACTGTAAAACGACggggtttttgaaaaatttggagagaaaaattttttacatcttgaattccaacacattcgaattttatcaggtttttttttgcaaatttttttcaaccaaaaatttctactTTGAACGTTGATAAATTGAGCTGGGATTTTTCGAGAACTATGGAGTCGTGTTCACCCCCGATCTGCCAAGGGGTGAAAATTGAGGTTTGTTGaataaatacacacacacacatacaaaaatgagttttttattttttgttataaccGTATGGTACAGTGTCCGTTGTGTCAGGTAACAGAATTCTCTTATCATCTTGCCAGCTCAAagctaattttttctgttttatggTATAAACCTCATGTTTCTGGCTCTGAATTAAATATTGATGTTTTATCGAATCGTGGTGatcaaataaacattttttataatcttcaaattcgtctatttttgatgaaaatagtcattttttaaactcgaaaaaaatcaaacaaacattttttcacaaaatatacGTAAAACTACAATTTTTCtgtctgaaatatttttctgtttgaTCGTAA
This sequence is a window from Venturia canescens isolate UGA chromosome 8, ASM1945775v1, whole genome shotgun sequence. Protein-coding genes within it:
- the LOC122414620 gene encoding coiled-coil domain-containing protein 1-like → MQSSTNTITVSINIPRPWLSACPRMLLESILRRALRSYIVADNDVSVKIAGIEAQLIEGYHGEFWFVPNNFLNEENDDDDVIVVNNEDGDDNVIVVNNEDSDEDDDDDDIVVNNEDGNDNVIVVNDEDDDEDDDDDVIVVNNEDGNDNVIVVNDEDDDEGIVVNDEDNNDDVVVLN